The genomic interval AGATACATAACTACGTACACAACTATTTCAACCTTTTATGAGCAATGCTCAACAGCAAGTTTTATATTGCATTTATTCATTTGAAATGCATTGACTTTCAAAGCTTTCAGTGTCTTTACTTTCCTATGACCACTCATAGATAACTTGCATTGCACCGTGAACAGCAAATCATATCAAGTGGCCACAATGAAACGTCTCAATTTGGTTTCATGAACAAAGCTCTGTGTAACAGTTCAAATAAACAACTAGAAAATATGGATAGCAACAGGAAATGTTGTATATTGGTTTAAAAATGAATTGTTGTTAAAATCATTTCAGCAACCAGAAAAATACATAtggtttttatctcaatatcaaatcatttcaatgaatgaagtaccttactgtgattgttttcaattaaaatggtccaaaagaagaaaaaaatagcttcttagcaaagagcaatttctcaagcaataattcaGCTAGGACTGTCTGACAGCAGtagcggtgtgtgggtaaaatcactggggaagccaagttAGAAGCCGAGACAATTAGAAGACACAGTggtagaataaattcaaccaaacctttgttttatcacaaaaccggatagcaacttctgtccagtgaagtccacaaagcatattgcatgtacagtaacagacCTACAGCATGATCAAGCAAATTAAGGTTTCCGTCATTTTGACATCTTCTCAACCAAACAAGGAAATTATGTAATGTGCCAAATTTTGACTGCTGGGAGAAGCGGCCACACTTGAAGCATGAAATTGATTAACATATGCAACAAATAGtgtccaatggcacgttgttgtGCAAGAAATTTCGATGAGGAGTCAAGTTCACCAAATTATTGATGAATATTTCTAGCAGAGCCACCGGCCATGTCTGAAAGTATTACCTTATCATAAGATAGAAATTTAACATGGTAAATTATAGTTGCCAAAATGATTAAAAATAATGCAAAACAAAATGAcaagtactgtagactactacttTGCCTTACAAGATGTTGGTCTCTTAGTAGAGTCGACAAGGTTGCTGCGGGGGAAGGATCTGTTTTCAATCAAGTGAATGATTCCCTTAATGTTCCAGGAGCTAAGCTTGTGTTACATTTAATGGATGCCGACACAGGACAAACTTTCCGGAAAGATGGGTATCCCAGCAGGCCAGTCTAAAAGCATTAGTGGAGATACAGCACTGTATGTGGATTGCAACACTCAACAGTACAGCAGGGCCATTACTTCCCACCTTACCTAACTTAACCGGCGTTAAAAGACGCCTGATCCCTGGAAACATCTGCGTTCTGCCGACCTTGCGGAGAATGCCTCCCACAATGTTGATTTTGAGAACATGCAGTGTCCAGACATTTTTACACACTTTATACACTCAAAACTTGCTCTAGCTGTGGCAATACTGTATGCATTCTCTAAAAAAGGGGAAAGTGTTAGGATTGTCTAAACCTGCATGTCATAATAAGTGTTTGCTGTGTCatacattcattttttttttgagCAAGACAATTTATTTGTATAATTTTCCTCTTTAATCTAAATGCAGCAATGGCTACTGTCAGTTAGGTGATGTCAGTGCACAATTGCTTAACTCTTCCAAAGTTCCAACCTATAGGGTAGAATATAGACCTAGGCTGGGATTTCAACTGTATTGCTTTGCAAAGGAAAGAAACCCACCCATCAGTACTGTGGACCTACACATGCATTGCCACAGTTTGTTAAGTGTATACAATACCTTAGGGATATTCTCCACCCATCAAGCACACAGCCTTGCTCCCTGTTAGCATTGATTCACAGTGGAGGAGTTACTGTACATACATATGGGGCTAAGAGTTAGGATTCATGGAGTGGATGGAGGGCTGATGGAAGTGAAACACTGTAAGCAAAGATGGAAAGTAAAGAAAGACATTTGTCAAGCTCGAGGAAACACTGGCATGAGACTCTGTCCTGATATGCTTCATTCAACAGTCTACAGTCTGAAATCGTAGTGCAGTGTTGCAATATAGCTGCGTTTGTCAATCATACATGTACAGCTAACTTCCTAAGTGGCTGTGGGCACTAACAATGCTTCTGTGTACCCTCTTTTCTATTTTTGTAATAGGAGACCCTCACAAATATGAAGAGGAAGTAGGCATTCCAACAAGGAATACATTAGTATAACTTGGTTTTGAGTTGTGATTAAAAGTATACAGTAACAGAACACTGCACAATTTCAGAATGGGGTGTTGATGGAGCGAATCTCTGTTCTGTACAGGGCTAGCATAAGACACCATAGGAACTAGTGGAGGCTTGATATTAGCTTCATTACAATGGCATTAGATCCCATTAACAGTGTCACAATTTGGGATTCAGGAAGAGTTCCTTCAAACCCATAGACAGCACAGTGCTGAATCAATACCTTAGGGTAACAccaaacagaacagagaacatggGATGCTTATAAATAATTTCAGTTCATGTATATACTGTGTTTACTTTCCCTGTAATAATTATTCTATCATCTGTCCTGTGTTTATGGTGAAGCACTCAGTTGAAGAACTCTTTCCTCCTCGCCAACGGGCTGGACCTCTCCATAGGCAGCGGTGGATGATCAACATAGCTATAATTTACCACTCCTCCATCATCTTCATCCTCATCCAGCTCCTCCAGACACTGGTTATCCCTATCCaaatccccatccccatcctcttcctcctgcacatTGTCACTGCACACTTTGACCTTCTTCTTGTTGCTGTTTCTCACCGAGGCTTCCAGGGCCTTCTGCTTGCGGTAGAAGTGAGAGAACTTGTTGAAGATGATAGTGATGGGCAGGGCCACCACCAGGGTCCCACCCAGGATGCAGCCACTGGCCGCCAGCTTGCCGGCCACCGTGACGGGCACCACATCGCCGTAGCCCACGGTGGTCATGCTGACGGTGCCCCACCACCAGCAGGCAGGAATGGTATCCAGCCCCACGTCCTCCTCATACTCGGCAGTATAGGCAAAGCCAGAGAACACGCACACACCCACGCCCAGGTACAGCAGCAGGATGCCCACCTCCCTGTAACTGTGCTACAGACACACAGTGGCAGATAAACACAATATGTCAGAGTGGGTATGTGATATAAATTCCATTAAATTCAGAAATTCCTCTATTTGTGATCAGTTGCATGTTATATTAGATTATGACTTTATTTTGCAAGACAATATAGGTGAGGAGTGGGTGGTGAATGATTTGGGAATTGAATGCCCTGTAAAACACTTCTCCATTGGGAATTTCAAAATGGATCAGAGATAAAGGCAGTGCCTTCCAAGATTACCCCTGTTCAGTTAGTAGTTTTAATGATGCAATTTGTGATACAAAATAGTCCGAAAAAAACTGAACAGACAGCTCAAACAGATGTAATTGACAGCATGAGTGCTACATTTCAGTCGCTAAATTCCACCGTAGGATAAACTGCTTATACAGATACGAAGCGATTATGAATTTGACACTATCAACACAGAATGACTCACAATTATAACGTCATGTTCTGTATGAAAATGTATGATAGATGTGATATGATACTTTCATATATAATGGGGTAGTGCAGTTGTAGTGGTATGGCTCACCCTTAGCGTTGCTCCCAAAGACCTGAGGCCTGTTGAATGTCTGGCCAGCTTCAGAACCCTGAATATCCTCATGAGGCGTAGCACCTGCACCAATTTGCCCAGGTTCCCCAGCTCTGATTCACTGCCCAACGCCAGGTCAATAGGCAGCGTGATATAGATGGGCAACACCGACACAATGTCGATTATGTTAAGCGGGTGGCGGAAGAACTTTCTCCTGTTGGGCGCCAAAAGCATCCGCGTCACTACCTCAAAGGTGAACCAGCAGATGCAGAAGAAGTCCAGCGCTTGCAGGGTCGGCTCCTCCACTTGTTTGCCATCCTCGTCAAAGTGCTGGTACTCTGGAAGGCTGTTAATGCACATGATGGATATGGAGGTCAGAACCACAGCTATGGAGAGGAAGCTGAAAAGCTTACTGGGAATGGAGTAGCCCGGGTTCTCCAGAGTCAGCCACAGGTACTTCCGGGCGTTTCCACAGCGCATTTCCTGGAAGTGCTGGATGTCCTTGTTCAGGTCTGTGATCTCATCCACAGAAGTGTCCACACTGCTAACATCACTCTCCTCATCCCAGCTCTTGTGGCGGCTCTCTAGTTTGCGATCGTGGTAACGGTAGCTACAGCAGCTGTCCAGGAAGAACTCATTGATTCCCCAGTATTCAATTTCCTGGCAGAAAGAGAAGATGCACAGTTCCTCCATGATGTGGAGTTTGCCGGTCTGGTAGAATTGCAGCACGTAAGGGAAGAGTCCCGGGTTGCGGTCAAAGTAAAACTCCTTTTGTTGAACGTCGTAATCGTCGCAAACTTGCAATATGGCCTCCTCGGAGTCGCAGGCCAGCAGGCGTCCCAGACGTGTATCAGGGAAACTACTTAGAGTGCTCGAGAACAGGCTGCGCTTCAGGCCTCCAACATTGATGTGCACCAGGATATCCTCAGCGTCCTGGACCCAGGCTGAGAGACTCTCTTTTACCATGTTGCCCCCTCACTAAAAGATAAAAGGTAATTATGAAGATTCACCATAAATCATAGGAGGCAATTTACTAAACTATA from Salvelinus fontinalis isolate EN_2023a chromosome 18, ASM2944872v1, whole genome shotgun sequence carries:
- the si:dkey-43k4.5 gene encoding potassium voltage-gated channel subfamily S member 2 codes for the protein MVKESLSAWVQDAEDILVHINVGGLKRSLFSSTLSSFPDTRLGRLLACDSEEAILQVCDDYDVQQKEFYFDRNPGLFPYVLQFYQTGKLHIMEELCIFSFCQEIEYWGINEFFLDSCCSYRYHDRKLESRHKSWDEESDVSSVDTSVDEITDLNKDIQHFQEMRCGNARKYLWLTLENPGYSIPSKLFSFLSIAVVLTSISIMCINSLPEYQHFDEDGKQVEEPTLQALDFFCICWFTFEVVTRMLLAPNRRKFFRHPLNIIDIVSVLPIYITLPIDLALGSESELGNLGKLVQVLRLMRIFRVLKLARHSTGLRSLGATLRHSYREVGILLLYLGVGVCVFSGFAYTAEYEEDVGLDTIPACWWWGTVSMTTVGYGDVVPVTVAGKLAASGCILGGTLVVALPITIIFNKFSHFYRKQKALEASVRNSNKKKVKVCSDNVQEEEDGDGDLDRDNQCLEELDEDEDDGGVVNYSYVDHPPLPMERSSPLARRKEFFN